The genomic window GGTCGCTCCTGCGCCGTGGACCGGTGGGCGGCCGAGGCCGCGATCCTGCTCCTCGCCGAGGGCCACCCCGCCGGTGCCCATGGCCCACACCCCGTCGGTGCCGTCAGCGTGCGGCTCGGCTCCCGGCGCCGGCTCGTCCTGGAGCTGGTCACCGACCCGAGCGGCGTCGGCCCGCCGTCCGCGCGGGTCACCTCCGTGTCCACGGCCCCGGACGACCGCGTGCTGCCGGTCCTGCCCGACGCGGCGACCTGGCTGCTGCCCGACCTGGAGCTGCTCCGTGCGGGGGCGATCGACCCGGACCGGCTGCATCCACTGGTGGCCTCGGCGCTGGTACCGGAGCACCGGACGACCGCTCCCTGCGCCGCCACCGGCCACGCGGGGCAGCCACGCCTGGTCGACTGCCGGGGAGCCCGGCACCGGATCGGCCTGGTCGACGGGGTCCTCGCCCCGCTGGACCACGACCCCGCCGAGATCCGCCGCGAGGAGTTGCTGGCCGCACTCTCGGGCACACCGCTGCCCTGCCTCCAGGCGATCGACCTGGCGCACCGCCGTCCGGACAGCCTCACCGGCGTCCGCGAGCGCCTGGACCACGGCGACATCGCCGGTGCGCTGACCGTCGTCGAGGAGCTGCTGGGCCCGGAGGCCCTGCTGCGCCCCGGCGCCCTGCGGGACGAGCTGGAGACGGCCGCGCTGCGGCGGATCAGCTATGGGCTCTACCGGGCCGGGCTGGTCGGCCCCGGCCCCGACCGTCTCCCGCCGAACCCGCCCCGCCCCCGTGACCACCGCCGGCACCCGCGCCACGCGCTGACCGGCTGAACCCACCCGCCGAACCGAACCGCCGAACCGACCGGCTGAGCCCGGTCCCACCCGCCCCACCACCACAACCACCACAACCGACACAGGTGATCACCCATGCCCGCACACGCCCCGTCCGACCCCACCATCGCCCCGCAGCTCGAGGTGGCCGGCGAACTGCTGGCCCTGCTGCGTGACGCGACCACCGAGCCACGCCAGGACACCCAGCTGGAAGCCCTCACCCTGGCCGTGGCCGCCGACCTCCCGGTGCTCCTGTGGGGCGAACCGGGGATCGGCAAGACCGCAGCGCTGACCCAACTCGCCACCGCCCTGGACCTGCCGCTGACCACGGTGATCGCCAGCGTGCACGAGCCCTCCGACTTCTCCGGCCTGCCCGTCCTCGGCGACGACCCCGCGCAGCAGGGCGTCCCGATGGCCCCGCCGGACTGGGCCGTGCGCCTGGTCCGGACCGGCCGCGGACTGCTCTTCCTCGACGAGCTCTCCACCGCACCGCCGGCCGTGCAGGCCGCCCTGCTCCGCCTGGTCCTGGAGCGGCGGATCGGCACGCTGCAACTACCGCCCGGCGTACGGATCGTGGCCGCCGCCAATCCGCGCGCCTCGGCAGCCGACGGCTGGGAGCTGAGCCCGCCGCTGGCCAACCGGTTCGTCCATCTGCAGTGGACCCACGACCACGAGGTCGTGGTGCGCGGCCTCGGCGGCACCTGGCCCCGGGCCACCCTGCCGCGGCTGGACCGCGAGCGGCTGCCCGGGGCCGTGGACGTCGCCCGTCGCGCGGTGTGCGGCCTGCTCACCGCCCGCCCCACGCTCGTGCACCGGCTGCCGACCGGCGAGAGCCGCCGGGGCGGACCGTGGCCGTCGCCGCGCAGCTGGGAGACGACCCTGCGTCTGATCGCCTTCGCGACCGCGGCAGGCTCCTCCCGCGACGTGCTCTCCCTGCTGGTCAGGGGCACCGTGGGCGACGGTCCTGGGCTGGAGCTGCTGGCCGCGCTGGACCGG from Kitasatospora sp. NBC_01250 includes these protein-coding regions:
- a CDS encoding AAA family ATPase, with the protein product MPAHAPSDPTIAPQLEVAGELLALLRDATTEPRQDTQLEALTLAVAADLPVLLWGEPGIGKTAALTQLATALDLPLTTVIASVHEPSDFSGLPVLGDDPAQQGVPMAPPDWAVRLVRTGRGLLFLDELSTAPPAVQAALLRLVLERRIGTLQLPPGVRIVAAANPRASAADGWELSPPLANRFVHLQWTHDHEVVVRGLGGTWPRATLPRLDRERLPGAVDVARRAVCGLLTARPTLVHRLPTGESRRGGPWPSPRSWETTLRLIAFATAAGSSRDVLSLLVRGTVGDGPGLELLAALDRMDLPDPEVLLADPASATLPERGDLRQAVLDGVVAAVRRQPEKSRWDAAWALLARALETGAPDLVVVPATTLAALRRPDWDVPASIERLAGAVTLTRRADRAAAPTGPHTAAGATAATAGARR